One genomic window of Paenisporosarcina antarctica includes the following:
- a CDS encoding M20 family metallopeptidase, with the protein MINLLKNLVAIKSDTEIGANDALRYCSSWLTSHAIPHQVLENEGRLMIHAEVGQGPTTIVWNGHVDVVPAKIEQFNPIIEGDRLYGRGSADMKAGVAAMMEAFRHISSIPKQLQQHVVLHIVTDEETGGHKTSGHLVETGHSGDFVICGEPTQLKLSVQSKGVLQIHITFLGKAAHGSRPWEGTNAIEASYIFYEKLMNLPFTKASNCYFEYPSINLAKIQAGDRYNVVPDHCEVGYDIRFIPGQRWEEILQQITNLALSINSKNIVKVYDKMSAIITSEDNNYIKSLSELTAKVTQKEAVLFGQHGAADTRFYVNTGAIAIEFGPSGDDWHGPNEYVLISSVEQYADILTKHALT; encoded by the coding sequence ATGATCAATTTATTGAAAAATTTAGTAGCAATCAAGAGTGATACAGAGATTGGTGCAAATGACGCACTACGGTATTGTTCGTCGTGGCTTACAAGTCATGCGATCCCACATCAAGTCCTCGAAAATGAAGGACGCTTAATGATTCACGCAGAGGTAGGTCAAGGTCCTACAACTATCGTATGGAATGGACATGTAGACGTAGTCCCAGCGAAAATTGAACAGTTTAATCCAATTATTGAGGGTGACAGACTATATGGCCGTGGTTCTGCAGATATGAAGGCTGGAGTTGCTGCAATGATGGAAGCTTTCCGACATATTTCTTCTATTCCAAAGCAATTACAACAACACGTTGTTTTGCATATTGTAACCGATGAAGAAACAGGTGGTCACAAAACATCTGGTCATCTCGTTGAGACAGGCCATTCTGGCGACTTTGTCATTTGCGGGGAGCCAACCCAATTAAAATTAAGTGTTCAATCAAAAGGTGTTTTGCAAATACATATCACATTTCTAGGAAAAGCCGCACATGGTTCACGTCCTTGGGAAGGAACAAATGCAATTGAAGCTTCATACATATTTTATGAAAAACTTATGAACTTACCTTTTACAAAAGCAAGTAATTGTTATTTTGAATATCCTTCCATTAACTTGGCTAAAATTCAAGCAGGTGATCGCTATAATGTTGTACCTGACCATTGTGAAGTTGGATATGATATTCGCTTTATTCCTGGACAAAGATGGGAAGAAATTTTACAACAAATTACCAATTTAGCACTTTCAATTAATTCAAAAAATATTGTCAAAGTTTATGATAAAATGTCTGCTATTATTACATCAGAAGATAATAATTACATTAAGTCACTATCTGAATTAACAGCTAAAGTCACACAAAAAGAAGCTGTTCTATTTGGTCAGCATGGAGCTGCAGATACACGTTTTTATGTTAACACAGGAGCTATAGCTATTGAATTTGGTCCAAGTGGTGATGATTGGCATGGTCCCAATGAATACGTATTAATTTCATCAGTAGAACAATATGCAGATATTTTAACGAAACATGCGTTGACTTGA
- the cuyB gene encoding cysteate racemase, whose translation MKKKVLGIIGGVGPLATMLLGEMIVKRTKAKSDQQHVNMVITNNTSIPDRTTYILDRSKANPVPVMISDATKLISIGAEVLAVPCNTAHSFYQDIQKGAGIQMVHMIDETAKRAAQIGAKKVGILATTGTLTTSVYQLACQRAGVQPVVPDEETQKLVMSIIYDDVKASQPVDFLKWQQIISKMDDLSCDYMILGCTELSIVKKELNLGDTYIDSLMVLAESSILACGYELND comes from the coding sequence ATGAAAAAAAAAGTGTTAGGCATCATCGGAGGGGTCGGCCCGCTTGCAACGATGTTACTAGGTGAAATGATTGTCAAACGTACAAAAGCAAAATCAGATCAACAACATGTCAATATGGTAATTACCAATAACACCAGCATCCCAGATCGTACGACATATATACTGGACCGATCAAAAGCTAACCCTGTGCCAGTCATGATTTCAGATGCTACTAAATTAATATCCATTGGAGCAGAAGTGTTAGCTGTTCCATGTAATACCGCTCACTCATTTTATCAAGATATTCAAAAGGGAGCGGGAATTCAAATGGTTCATATGATTGATGAAACAGCAAAACGAGCTGCTCAAATAGGTGCTAAAAAAGTCGGTATTCTTGCAACAACTGGAACATTGACTACTTCTGTTTATCAACTAGCATGCCAACGTGCAGGTGTTCAACCCGTTGTCCCAGATGAAGAAACGCAGAAATTGGTTATGTCTATTATTTATGATGATGTGAAAGCTTCGCAGCCTGTCGATTTTTTGAAATGGCAACAAATTATTAGTAAAATGGACGACCTTTCTTGTGATTATATGATTTTAGGGTGTACGGAATTATCGATTGTAAAAAAAGAATTAAATCTTGGTGATACATACATCGATTCTTTAATGGTATTAGCTGAAAGTTCTATTCTTGCATGTGGCTATGAATTGAATGATTAA
- a CDS encoding aminopeptidase has translation MTFDEKLAEYANLAVRVGINVQPGQYVLINTTTETLDFTRLVVKKAYEAGAKRVHVNFSDGPTNRAFYEFAAESEMHEFPAWMVAQRDELIDQQGALLWIDAEDPDLLAGVPVKRISDQHKVAGRALEKYRAAVMSDKIAWSIVAIPSQKWAAKVFPELPKEEQLNTLWEVIFKTVRIGDGTAVEQWKTHISELEKRATALNDKRYKKIIYKAPGTELTIELPTRHLWMTGASKTPNKTAFIANMPTEEVYTAPLKLGVNGYVRNTKPLVYQGNIIDGFTFTFENGKIVKAQAEVGNDLLQGLIQNDNGSAYLGELALVPHKSPISSSGILFYNTLFDENASNHLAIGEAYPTCVEGASNLEEGQFQALGLNTSITHEDFMIGSAEMDIDGEREDGKIEPIFRQGNWAF, from the coding sequence ATGACTTTTGATGAAAAATTAGCAGAATATGCTAATTTGGCTGTGCGTGTAGGAATTAACGTCCAACCTGGTCAATACGTGTTAATAAACACGACGACGGAAACACTTGATTTTACGCGTCTAGTTGTTAAAAAAGCTTACGAAGCAGGAGCCAAACGCGTCCATGTAAATTTCTCGGATGGACCAACCAATCGTGCTTTTTATGAGTTTGCTGCTGAATCTGAAATGCATGAGTTTCCAGCATGGATGGTAGCGCAGCGAGATGAATTGATCGATCAACAAGGAGCATTATTATGGATTGATGCGGAAGATCCTGACTTATTAGCAGGAGTTCCTGTTAAACGTATTTCTGATCAACATAAAGTAGCAGGTCGTGCGTTAGAAAAATACCGTGCTGCTGTTATGTCTGATAAAATCGCTTGGTCAATTGTTGCGATACCTTCCCAAAAGTGGGCAGCAAAAGTATTTCCGGAGTTGCCAAAAGAAGAGCAATTAAACACGTTATGGGAAGTTATTTTTAAAACAGTCCGAATTGGTGATGGAACTGCTGTTGAACAGTGGAAGACTCATATTAGTGAATTAGAAAAGCGTGCAACTGCATTAAACGACAAACGTTATAAAAAAATCATATATAAAGCGCCTGGTACAGAATTAACAATTGAATTACCAACGAGACACCTATGGATGACTGGTGCTAGTAAAACGCCTAACAAGACTGCATTTATTGCGAATATGCCTACTGAAGAAGTCTATACAGCTCCTTTAAAATTAGGTGTTAACGGATATGTTCGCAATACAAAACCACTTGTTTACCAAGGTAATATTATTGATGGATTCACGTTTACGTTTGAAAATGGCAAAATTGTTAAGGCACAAGCGGAGGTAGGAAATGACTTGCTTCAAGGCTTGATTCAAAATGACAATGGGTCAGCTTATCTTGGTGAATTGGCTTTGGTTCCGCATAAATCACCCATTTCGTCTTCTGGTATTTTATTTTACAACACATTGTTTGATGAAAATGCATCGAACCATTTAGCGATTGGTGAAGCCTATCCAACGTGTGTTGAAGGTGCTAGTAATTTAGAAGAAGGACAATTTCAGGCTTTAGGATTAAATACATCGATCACTCATGAAGATTTCATGATTGGTAGTGCGGAAATGGATATTGATGGTGAACGTGAAGATGGTAAAATAGAACCTATTTTCCGTCAAGGGAACTGGGCATTTTAA
- the map gene encoding type I methionyl aminopeptidase yields the protein MIAKTTEDFESLKAIGRIVADIRDAMRAITKPGVTTKEIDDLGGRMFKEKGAISGPKGEYDFPGFTCISVNEEVAHGIPGSRVIKDGDLVNIDVSGSLNGYFADTGISFVIGKGYDNKEKLCEVAESAFDRAMLKVKAGARLNQIGKAVEREAKQNGFTVIMNLTGHGIGKSLHEAPQHILNYFDAWEPTILKEGMVLAVEPFISEKAEHIVESGDGWTFLTPDKSLVAQIEHTVIVTKDKPILITKIS from the coding sequence ATGATTGCAAAAACAACTGAAGACTTTGAGTCGTTAAAAGCCATAGGCCGAATTGTTGCAGATATTCGCGACGCGATGCGTGCAATAACAAAACCCGGTGTCACAACGAAAGAAATTGATGATCTTGGTGGACGAATGTTTAAAGAAAAAGGGGCGATTTCAGGTCCTAAAGGGGAATATGATTTCCCAGGTTTCACATGTATTAGTGTTAATGAAGAAGTTGCACACGGTATTCCGGGTTCACGTGTTATAAAAGATGGTGACCTTGTAAATATTGATGTCTCTGGTTCGTTAAATGGCTATTTTGCAGATACAGGCATTTCATTTGTTATTGGGAAAGGTTACGACAATAAAGAAAAGTTATGCGAAGTGGCTGAAAGTGCATTTGACCGTGCAATGTTAAAAGTGAAAGCTGGCGCTCGTTTAAATCAAATAGGAAAAGCTGTCGAACGCGAAGCAAAGCAGAATGGTTTTACTGTCATTATGAATTTAACTGGTCATGGTATTGGGAAATCCCTTCATGAAGCCCCACAACATATTTTAAACTACTTTGACGCATGGGAACCAACCATTTTGAAAGAAGGAATGGTTTTAGCGGTTGAGCCTTTTATTTCAGAAAAAGCTGAACATATTGTGGAGTCTGGTGATGGCTGGACATTTCTTACTCCAGACAAATCACTTGTAGCTCAAATCGAGCATACCGTGATTGTCACGAAAGATAAACCAATTCTTATAACGAAGATAAGCTAA
- a CDS encoding DUF4870 domain-containing protein, with product MDNRRVLSALCYFSILFTPFLLPIIIYFITPDAEVKHHAKRSLLSHAIPVALGIVGFIILMVLSLTMYSPSDFSIQPGTSVDFFAASIPLLFLIVYGVLSIAVLIWNIIQGIKVLQ from the coding sequence TTGGATAATCGACGTGTTTTATCCGCTTTGTGTTACTTCAGTATTCTATTTACCCCATTTTTATTACCAATTATCATATACTTTATTACACCTGATGCAGAAGTGAAGCATCATGCAAAACGTTCACTACTTTCACATGCAATCCCAGTTGCACTTGGAATTGTCGGTTTTATTATATTAATGGTTTTGTCTCTTACGATGTATAGTCCTTCCGACTTTTCAATTCAACCAGGTACATCAGTTGATTTCTTTGCCGCTAGCATACCATTATTGTTTTTGATAGTTTATGGCGTTCTTTCAATCGCTGTATTGATTTGGAATATTATTCAAGGAATTAAAGTGCTTCAGTAG
- a CDS encoding SGNH/GDSL hydrolase family protein has protein sequence MIKGRLTAILVICSVFLVPFQTSAQVFGPVSYLALGDSIAAGQTPMSEIDTGYSDLIAQEIARNQPLAFYSKDLSFPGFTTADVLERVQSKEAEQLIKNANVITISAGANDLLRLIQANDKSGSLSFQQIPVDFSLNTVRKNMLTMLTDLKKIAPKAEIYVMGYYFAYPHARESQKFGTAKQLDRLNDILAKVSKKAGVNFVSVDAAFGNNAIDKVPNAADVHPNAVGYRAMANSFFNVYSKGSMQVMKNEVPPANPRSFEQIMQDQKDANEARDESAVLPSSFLEEEYLALSEMRPFI, from the coding sequence ATGATAAAAGGACGATTAACTGCCATATTGGTAATCTGTAGTGTGTTTCTAGTACCGTTTCAAACAAGTGCTCAAGTATTTGGTCCTGTTTCCTATTTGGCTCTTGGCGATTCTATTGCTGCTGGTCAAACACCCATGAGTGAAATTGATACAGGTTATAGTGATTTAATTGCCCAAGAAATTGCGAGGAATCAACCACTTGCTTTTTATTCGAAAGATTTATCATTTCCGGGATTTACGACTGCCGATGTGCTGGAACGTGTGCAATCTAAAGAGGCGGAACAACTGATTAAAAATGCAAATGTCATTACAATTTCTGCTGGAGCCAACGATCTTTTGAGACTTATTCAAGCGAATGATAAGTCTGGATCATTATCCTTTCAACAGATTCCCGTGGATTTTTCATTAAATACCGTCCGGAAAAACATGTTAACGATGTTAACCGACTTGAAAAAAATAGCACCGAAAGCAGAAATTTATGTAATGGGTTATTATTTTGCGTATCCACATGCACGTGAATCGCAAAAGTTCGGTACGGCTAAACAATTAGATCGTCTTAATGATATTTTAGCAAAAGTGTCGAAAAAAGCAGGTGTGAATTTTGTGTCAGTTGACGCTGCTTTCGGTAATAATGCAATAGATAAAGTTCCAAATGCAGCAGATGTCCACCCAAATGCAGTGGGATACCGAGCAATGGCGAACAGTTTTTTCAATGTCTATTCTAAAGGCTCAATGCAGGTAATGAAAAATGAGGTGCCTCCTGCAAATCCTCGTAGCTTTGAACAGATTATGCAAGATCAAAAGGATGCTAATGAAGCAAGAGATGAATCTGCAGTATTGCCATCTTCGTTTTTAGAAGAAGAATATTTAGCACTATCTGAAATGAGACCATTTATTTAA
- a CDS encoding DEAD/DEAH box helicase has translation MSFIENLKPELQNKWKFEYEMPVQTQLIPSMLEGKDVVAQSPTGSGKTLAYVLPLLNQVDGSLHKTQALIVTPSQELSMQIVEVLREWTADTDITVAQLIGGANMARQLEKLKKKPTIVVGTPGRLNEFIKNKKLKLHDIMHIVLDEGDQLLAREHRGIIKALIDGSNHERQIVVLSATITEEIELAANRMMKDPLRIHVTHEELPAQGKVVHSFVKVEERDKTDLLRRLAYVEGLRGLAFVNNLDQLLMKESKLKFREAKIVTLHSDMKKEERKQALASFRKGEVSILIATDIAARGLDIEGLTHVIHVDVPHLIEPYLHRSGRTGRAGADGEVLSLLTYTDEKNYKKWTKELPSKPVQKVWDQGKLIEGSSKTLLQRGKKK, from the coding sequence ATGTCATTTATCGAAAACTTAAAACCCGAACTTCAAAATAAATGGAAATTTGAATATGAAATGCCTGTACAGACTCAATTAATCCCAAGCATGCTTGAAGGGAAAGATGTGGTGGCACAATCGCCAACGGGTTCAGGTAAAACATTAGCGTACGTCTTGCCACTATTAAATCAAGTCGATGGTTCATTACACAAAACGCAAGCGCTCATCGTTACTCCTTCACAAGAACTGTCGATGCAAATTGTTGAAGTTTTACGTGAGTGGACAGCTGATACCGATATTACAGTTGCTCAATTAATTGGAGGAGCTAATATGGCTCGACAATTAGAGAAACTAAAGAAAAAACCAACTATTGTCGTTGGAACACCGGGCCGTTTAAATGAATTTATTAAAAATAAAAAACTTAAACTGCATGACATCATGCATATTGTTTTAGATGAAGGCGATCAGTTGTTAGCTAGAGAACATCGCGGTATTATCAAAGCGCTTATTGATGGCTCTAATCACGAACGCCAAATAGTAGTTCTATCGGCAACGATTACCGAAGAAATTGAGTTAGCAGCAAATCGAATGATGAAAGATCCATTACGTATTCATGTGACACATGAAGAATTACCGGCGCAAGGTAAAGTGGTACATTCATTTGTCAAAGTAGAAGAACGTGACAAAACAGATCTACTGCGACGTTTAGCTTATGTGGAGGGATTACGCGGTTTAGCTTTTGTTAACAATTTAGATCAATTGTTAATGAAAGAATCGAAGCTGAAATTCCGTGAAGCAAAAATCGTAACTTTACACTCAGATATGAAAAAAGAAGAACGTAAGCAAGCATTGGCTTCTTTCCGCAAGGGGGAAGTAAGTATATTAATTGCTACTGACATTGCCGCTCGTGGTTTAGACATAGAAGGTTTGACTCATGTTATACATGTTGATGTACCGCACTTGATCGAACCATATTTGCATCGTTCAGGCCGAACAGGTCGTGCAGGTGCTGATGGAGAAGTATTATCATTATTAACATATACAGATGAAAAGAATTATAAAAAATGGACAAAAGAGTTGCCATCTAAACCGGTACAAAAAGTATGGGATCAAGGTAAATTAATTGAAGGGTCATCTAAAACCCTGCTACAAAGGGGGAAAAAGAAATGA